One window from the genome of Crassostrea angulata isolate pt1a10 chromosome 2, ASM2561291v2, whole genome shotgun sequence encodes:
- the LOC128174851 gene encoding beta-1,3-galactosyltransferase brn-like, whose translation MWNDSNCGNASEIYLLTLVKSATKNFIKRQAIRQTWGRESNSVNRKIFFLLGYNGETQDRLVYETRQYKDIIQGSFIDRHWNNPLKMEMAFGWISEYCSNAKYSLFIDDDMYVNIPNALKYLYSVEEEQIENLYGGYLFERPVPVRFYPFKHYVSKQEYPFHCYPPFVAGCTIFFSNDVIQKIKKVMPFIPRFRADDKYIGMITQKLGITATKLNDLIGMRHIGPKGRWFPCLISDHGYTTLEMFQSAFEASYSYCDPVEVLQNWIF comes from the exons ATGTGGAA TGATTCAAACTGTGGAAATGCCTCtgaaatatatcttttaacCTTGGTTAAGTCAGCAAcgaaaaactttataaaaaggCAAGCTATTCGCCAGACATGGGGCCGCGAAAGTAACTCAGTAAatcgaaaaatattttttctcttgGGATATAACGGAGAAACACAAGATCGGCTGGTTTACGAAACACGGCAATATAAAGACATCATTCAGGGTAGCTTCATTGATCGCCACTGGAACAACCCGTTAAAAATGGAGATGGCGTTTGGTTGGATCAGTGAATACTGTAGCAATGCGAAGTATTCTCTTTTCATTGATGACGATATGTATGTAAACATCCCTAATGCTTTAAAGTACTTATATTCTGTGGAGGAGGAGCAAATCGAGAATCTTTATGGTGGATATTTGTTTGAACGACCTGTTCCAGTGCGCTTCTACCCCTTTAAACATTATGTTTCAAAACAGGAGTATCCGTTTCATTGCTATCCTCCTTTCGTTGCGGGATGCACTATATTCTTCAGCAATGATGTCATTCAGAAAATCAAGAAAGTTATGCCATTTATCCCTCGGTTTCGTGCTGATGATAAATACATAGGTATGATTACGCAAAAACTTGGAATAACCGCAACAAAACTCAATGACCTTATCGGAATGAGACATATTGGACCAAAAGGGAGGTGGTTTCCATGTTTGATTTCTGATCATGGATATACCACTCTGGAGATGTTTCAGTCTGCATTTGAAGCGTCTTATTCATACTGTGACCCAGTTGAGGTCTTACAAAACTGGATTTTTTGA
- the LOC128172930 gene encoding uncharacterized protein LOC128172930, producing MSCNINKLSKDMKTIITFIKNTDSTWIPLSLHWSPSTRDLLVGMYRKEPLTGKVSRYNQNGQLTQVIQNDNTGQLLYTLPNYITENNNGDIVVSNFDYYPSWSGAVVVTDRGGRYRFSYIGHPPEIGLEPLGVCTDALSHILVCDKGTATVQMLDRDGQFLSHLLRRPPGIFTPCSLSYDRSTHRLWVGSHNNNKVVVFRYIDRQNVLTDSKESPREISTTEIEAAQQGNENLFKMAVSPKSIHFFQTKDVDCCYHISCVTPNRVWVSDHRGDLVLLTATNVVLHRMANLLCRHSNRGFGLHTVNSEGELIYIDISFNINKLLTDMTTITRFIGRRDSTWKPLCVYSSPHTGDLLVALYRENTNTGKVNRYNMSGHLTQTIKHDNTGLELYSGPRFITENNNGDVVVSDFD from the exons ATGAGTTGTAatatcaacaaactgtcaaaggatatgaaaacaatcatcactTTCATAAAGAACACGGACTCTACATGGATACCACTGAGTTTGcactggtccccgtccactaGGGATCTACTGGTCGGTATGTATAGAAAGGAACCGCTGACAGGCAAGGTAAGCCGGTATAACCAGAATGGCCAACTAACACAGGTTATACAAAACGACAACACTGGACAGTTGCTGTATACCCTTCCTAACTATATAACAGAAAACAATAATGGGGATATCGTGGTATCTAACTTTGACTACTATCCATCTTGGTctggtgctgtagtggtgacagaccGTGGAGGAAGATATCGTTTCTCATACATTGGGCATCCACCAGAGATAGGATTAGAGCCATTGGGAGTTTGCACTGATGCGCTGTCACATATTCTAGTCTGTGATAAAGGAACGGCCACAGTGCAAATGTTAGACagggacggtcagttcctgtcacatctactgagAAGACCACCTGGGATATTTACACCATGCAGCCTAAGTTATGATAGAAgcactcaccgtctctgggttGGATCtcacaacaacaacaaagtgGTTGTATTTAGGTATATAGACCGTCAGAACGTTTTGACAG ATTCTAAAGAGTCACCGAGAGAAATCTCAACCACAGAGATAGAAGCAGCACAACAAGGAAACGAAAATCTATTCAAAATGGCAGTTTCTCCTAAGTCAATCCACTTTTTCCAAACAAAAGATGTCGATTGTTGttatcacatttcctgtgtgacaccaaaccgggtctgggtcagtgacCATCGAGGCGATCTCGTCTTATTAACCGCAACAAACGTTGTTTTACATCGGATGGCGAATTTATTATGCAGGCATTCAAATAGAGGCTTTGGgttacacacagtgaacagtgagggTGAATTAATTTATATAGATATATCTTTTAACATCAATAAACTGTTAACAGATATGACAACAATCACAAGGTTTATAGGGAGAAGAGACTCTACATGGAAACCACTGTGTGTGTACTCATCCCCACAtactggggatctactggttGCTTTGTATAGAGAGAACACAAATACAGGTAAAGTAAACAGGTACAACATGAGCGGGCATCTGACACAAACCATAAAACATGACAACACAGGGCTTGAACTTTATAGTGGTCCTCGCTTTATTACAGAAAACAATAATGGAGATGTTGTGGTGTCTGACTTTGATTAA
- the LOC128172929 gene encoding uncharacterized protein LOC128172929 produces the protein MGEASYPYRVHRCSKCPGDTQYYCESCPRNMCPQCKKNHLTDLKTIDHNVLTYRDKVNHIPTQESCLRHPSKVYRMYCEPCQVPACGYCQNHKKHSMKNVKTAYKNKRKQHERTIHTIRSEALFIRPVLLTGIKTDLKTCETKFSLYHSRMLTKALKLKDLIDYLLYDLLNNVFCDFDFKHRCLKQKIEMGKHIVRLHRYVLRYEYSTIRPLQFLSFIKKARLLYKHLAVHTSKFSMTKSLNKEDVVKLLSGIQITERDQSTEVLTGVDFIDYHLF, from the coding sequence ATGGGTGAAGCAAGCTACCCATATAGAGTACATCGGTGTTCAAAGTGTCCTGGGGACACACAATACTATTGTGAATCTTGTCCACGTAATATGTGTCCCCAATGTAAGAAAAATCATTTGACAGATCTTAAAACTATAGATCACAATGTTTTGACATATCGTGATAAAGTCAACCATATCCCTACCCAGGAGAGCTGTTTGAGACATCCTAGCAAAGTTTATAGGATGTATTGTGAACCCTGTCAAGTTCCTGCTTGTGGTTATTGCCAAAACCATAAAAAACACAGCATGAAAAATGTGAAAACAGCATATAAAAACAAACGAAAACAACACGAAAGAACCATTCACACCATTAGAAGTGAGGCTCTTTTTATCAGACCAGTTCTATTAACCGGGATTAAAACAGATCTTAAAACCtgtgaaacaaaattttcactttacCACTCTAGGATGTTAACAAAGGCTTTGAAACTGAAGGATCTCATTGACTATTTGCTATATGATCTATTGAACAACGTGTTTTGtgactttgatttcaaacacagatgtttAAAACAGAAGATAGAAATGGGCAAACATATTGTCAGACTACATAGATACGTACTAAGATATGAATATTCAACAATAAGACCACTTCAATTCCTTTCGTTCATAAAAAAAGCTCGTCTCCTTTATAAACACTTAGCAGTCCACACCAGCAAGTTTTCCATGACTAAGTCactcaacaaggaggatgtgGTGAAGTTACTGAGTGGaatccaaatcacagagagagatcaaagtactgaagtgctgacgggagttgattttatcgattatcatttattttaa
- the LOC128174945 gene encoding mucin-5AC-like, whose protein sequence is MLLRRFVQQDVTRLAFLLLTVCLLWNCCHGEETCYVCRHERYFTSCAQNKTVCPHGEVCFTSESFHGHGVSEYSSGCISEQICNTIKNIDGRTTHAPLQIGHILGRKKRATETCFHCCTAESTSSVPCNDHPCAATGVLTITPTTTTTTPTTTTTPTTTTTTPTITTTPTTTTTPTTTTSPTTTTTSRTTTPVARNSCNLCNGMPNYVCEEYYTPMTCEAGEHFCMNILVNHRDGSRTLDRKCVTEEKCKSDWWYNTSDRPECTSYDPNRFVAQYFTCSYCCTGPFCNGNIVPDSSTLYRPH, encoded by the exons ATGCTTCTCAGACGATTTGTCCAGCAAG ATGTTACCAGATTAGCCTTTCTGCTGCTGACAGTATGCCTACTTTGGAATT GTTGCCATGGAGAGGAAACTTGCTATGTCTGCCGCCATGAGAGATATTTCACTTCCTGTGCGCAGAACAAGACAGTGTGTCCCCACGGAGAG GTTTGCTTTACCTCGGAGAGTTTTCATGGACACGGGGTATCAGAGTACAGTTCTGGCTGTATTTCAGAACAG ATTTGCAATACTATAAAAAACATTGACGGACGCACTACACACGCCCCTCTACAGATTGGACACATTCTTGGTCGAAAAAAGCGTGCCACTGAAACGTGTTTCCATTGTTGTACAGCGGAGTCGACGTCATCTGTACCCTGTAATGACCATCCATGTGCAGCCACCG GAGTATTAACAATAACGCCCACTACAACGACGACCACGCCCACTACAACGACCACGCCCACTACAACGACGACCACGCCTACAATAACGACTACGCCCACTACAACGACCACGCCCACTACAACGACCTCGCCAACAACAACGACCACCTCCAGAACAACGACACCAGTAGCaagaa ATTCATGTAACCTATGTAATGGGATGCCAAACTATGTTTGTGAAGAATATTACACTCCTATGACATGTGAGGCAGGAGAGCACTTTTGCATGAACATTCTTGTCAACCATAGAGATGGCAGTCGGACGTTAGACCGAAA atgCGTTACCGAAGAAAAATGCAAAAGTGATTGGTGGTACAACACTTCAGACAGACCAGAATGTACCTCCTACGACCCTAATCGTTTTGTCGCACAATACTTCACTTGTTCGTATTGCTGTACCGGACCCTTTTGCAATGGAAATATTGTACCCGACTCCAGTACGCTTTATCGGCCGCATTAG